In Fervidobacterium nodosum Rt17-B1, one genomic interval encodes:
- a CDS encoding ABC transporter ATP-binding protein — protein sequence MAQVVLEHVWKIYEGKVEAVKDANFTVEDKEFVVLLGPSGCGKTTTLRMIAGLEEITKGEIKIDGRVVNDVEPKDRDIAFVFQNYALYPHMTVYENMAFGLKLRKVPKDEIEKRVREAAKILEIEHLLDRKPRQLSGGQRQRVAVGRAIVRHPKVFLFDEPLSNLDAKLRVQMRAELKKLHARLEATIVYVTHDQVEAMTMADKIVIMKDGLIQQIGSPYEVYNRPANIFVAGFIGSPSMNFINGKIIKGEGGLWVKTSGLKLKVPAEYEEKLSKYVDKDIIFGIRPENIYDKMFAIAPKPENTAEVTVDVVEPLGSETLLHVVAGEDRLVARVNAKSQAKEGQKIDLVFDMTTMHVFDKETEKELLHW from the coding sequence ATGGCTCAGGTTGTACTTGAACATGTATGGAAGATATATGAAGGCAAGGTTGAAGCAGTTAAAGATGCAAATTTTACAGTCGAAGATAAGGAATTTGTCGTGTTGCTTGGTCCATCTGGTTGTGGAAAAACAACTACACTAAGAATGATTGCAGGGCTTGAAGAAATTACGAAAGGTGAAATCAAAATCGATGGAAGAGTTGTAAACGATGTTGAGCCAAAAGATAGGGACATCGCATTCGTTTTCCAAAACTACGCACTTTATCCACATATGACTGTTTACGAAAATATGGCGTTTGGTCTTAAGCTTAGAAAAGTTCCAAAAGATGAGATAGAAAAAAGAGTTAGAGAAGCTGCAAAAATTCTTGAGATTGAGCATTTATTAGACAGAAAACCAAGGCAACTTTCCGGTGGTCAGAGGCAAAGAGTCGCCGTTGGAAGAGCTATCGTGAGACATCCGAAAGTTTTCCTATTCGACGAACCTCTTTCAAACCTCGACGCAAAACTTCGTGTTCAAATGAGAGCTGAACTTAAGAAGTTACACGCAAGATTAGAAGCGACAATCGTTTACGTTACACACGACCAAGTTGAAGCTATGACAATGGCAGACAAGATTGTTATCATGAAAGACGGTTTAATCCAGCAAATTGGTAGCCCGTACGAAGTTTACAATAGACCAGCGAATATTTTCGTTGCAGGATTCATCGGTAGCCCATCAATGAACTTTATTAATGGAAAGATAATCAAGGGTGAAGGTGGTCTTTGGGTAAAGACAAGCGGATTAAAATTGAAGGTTCCCGCAGAATACGAAGAGAAACTTTCAAAATATGTTGATAAAGATATAATATTTGGTATAAGGCCAGAAAATATATACGACAAAATGTTCGCAATCGCGCCAAAACCAGAAAATACCGCTGAAGTTACCGTTGATGTTGTTGAACCACTTGGTAGCGAAACATTACTACACGTTGTTGCTGGTGAGGATAGGCTTGTAGCAAGAGTTAACGCAAAGAGCCAGGCAAAGGAAGGCCAGAAGATAGACCTCGTTTTCGACATGACAACAATGCATGTGTTCGATAAAGAAACAGAAAAAGAATTACTCCACTGGTAA
- the tilS gene encoding tRNA lysidine(34) synthetase TilS: MALDTQDEFFKKFVNFIREYVPNCSSVLLAVSGGVDSIVMLDLFNRAKDELLINIGVATFNHKLRTEADDEVIFVQKFCEGLGIPFFPGEADVKMYCEQNKLSIEEGARILRYEFLKRTAKENGYSFIATAHNANDLLETIILRQIKGTGPFGLAAIKPINGIFIRPLIFFTRKEIEEYAKERKLEYVIDRTNFDIEYNRNFVRHKIVPLLKEINPSVESAYLKLAKNIWELDSYVDRAIGIDKSNLEKIGNNFIFKLVNDEYLQIEQIRRYSLLLFGKPLDYEKLERFKKARSSGKPSYKISFWGALGIEISYGWCMMGDIVNYPVFEKIVCFDGSKEFELIEANGYFIKFAKYDIINKKEHTNVCFKVRNWRGGDRLLSGKKVKELFSERKVPTFLRKLIPLVFLSESEQDSKVIYIPFLYEAKSYLNDIGVFIETKGGFHFES, encoded by the coding sequence TTGGCTTTAGATACACAAGATGAATTTTTTAAAAAGTTTGTAAATTTTATAAGAGAGTATGTTCCTAATTGTTCATCGGTTCTCCTTGCGGTCTCAGGTGGAGTAGATTCTATTGTCATGTTAGATCTTTTCAACAGAGCAAAGGACGAGTTATTAATAAACATTGGAGTTGCTACTTTCAACCATAAGTTGAGAACTGAAGCGGATGATGAGGTGATTTTTGTTCAAAAATTTTGTGAAGGATTGGGAATTCCATTTTTTCCAGGTGAAGCTGATGTAAAAATGTATTGCGAGCAAAATAAGTTATCAATAGAAGAAGGCGCACGGATTTTAAGGTATGAATTTCTGAAACGTACTGCTAAAGAAAATGGATACAGCTTTATAGCCACGGCACATAACGCCAACGATCTTTTAGAAACAATAATACTTAGGCAAATAAAAGGCACTGGACCTTTTGGTTTGGCGGCTATAAAGCCTATAAATGGTATATTTATAAGACCACTTATCTTTTTCACACGTAAAGAGATAGAAGAATATGCCAAAGAAAGAAAACTTGAGTATGTTATCGATAGGACGAATTTTGATATTGAGTACAACCGAAATTTTGTAAGGCACAAAATAGTCCCCCTCTTAAAAGAGATTAATCCTTCTGTTGAAAGTGCTTATTTAAAGCTGGCAAAAAATATCTGGGAACTTGATAGTTATGTAGATAGAGCTATTGGTATTGATAAGAGTAATCTTGAAAAAATCGGAAACAATTTTATTTTTAAACTGGTAAATGATGAGTACCTTCAGATTGAACAAATTAGAAGGTATTCTTTGTTGTTATTTGGTAAACCATTAGATTACGAAAAACTTGAACGATTTAAAAAAGCAAGAAGCTCTGGAAAACCGTCTTATAAAATATCTTTTTGGGGAGCACTTGGAATTGAGATTTCTTATGGGTGGTGTATGATGGGAGACATAGTAAATTATCCGGTTTTTGAAAAGATTGTATGCTTTGATGGAAGCAAAGAGTTTGAGCTAATAGAAGCAAACGGTTACTTTATAAAATTTGCAAAGTATGATATAATTAATAAAAAAGAGCATACAAATGTGTGTTTTAAGGTTCGCAATTGGAGAGGTGGTGATAGGTTGTTGAGTGGTAAAAAAGTTAAAGAATTATTTTCAGAGAGGAAAGTTCCAACGTTTTTAAGAAAGTTGATACCGCTTGTGTTTTTATCCGAAAGCGAGCAAGATAGTAAAGTTATTTACATACCGTTTTTGTATGAAGCAAAAAGCTATCTAAATGATATTGGTGTTTTTATAGAAACGAAAGGAGGTTTTCATTTTGAATCGTAA
- a CDS encoding 16S rRNA (uracil(1498)-N(3))-methyltransferase → MPNIYFCIPKNDSVYFDEHEVTHMKVMRLKEGEIVEATDGNGGKYKVIIKSIGKNEAYGNVLSYEFVEVTNNKLVLFAPSGRWERLRWTIEKAVELGVDEIYVFNNERASRHYDDKQDKLELIVREASKQCVRYHFPTIKPIEFLDIFSLAPESTYILDFKGRKIPKRISKSVGIIAGPEGGFSKSELKLLKSKFKSICLGKKILRFETAIILSTGFFAMKLGKI, encoded by the coding sequence TTGCCAAATATATACTTTTGCATTCCTAAGAATGATTCTGTTTATTTTGATGAGCATGAAGTTACACATATGAAAGTAATGAGGCTAAAAGAAGGTGAAATAGTCGAAGCAACAGACGGAAACGGTGGAAAATATAAAGTTATAATAAAATCTATTGGAAAAAACGAAGCGTACGGCAATGTCCTATCTTATGAATTTGTTGAAGTTACAAACAATAAACTTGTACTCTTCGCTCCTTCAGGTAGATGGGAAAGGCTCAGATGGACTATTGAAAAAGCCGTCGAATTGGGTGTAGATGAGATATACGTCTTCAACAATGAAAGGGCTTCACGACATTACGACGATAAGCAAGACAAGCTTGAGCTTATTGTAAGGGAAGCATCAAAACAATGTGTTAGGTACCACTTTCCAACAATAAAACCCATAGAATTTTTAGATATTTTCTCTCTAGCACCGGAGAGTACATATATCTTAGATTTTAAAGGAAGAAAAATTCCAAAGAGAATATCCAAGAGTGTTGGTATAATAGCTGGACCTGAAGGAGGATTTTCAAAAAGCGAATTAAAATTGCTTAAAAGCAAATTCAAAAGTATCTGTTTAGGAAAAAAGATATTGAGATTCGAAACAGCTATAATACTCTCAACCGGTTTTTTTGCTATGAAATTGGGAAAAATTTAG
- a CDS encoding MFS transporter, protein MQDAKNMKKKALYFIVLMGFVSLFSDITYEGARSLVGPYLGLLGASAVVVSAIAGLGELLGYTLRFVTGKLVDKTKKYWFFAILGYSINLLVIPTLALTKHWILAAILVILERVGKALRKPAKDTITSFASSQVGYGTGFAIEEFMDQIGATIGPLFMSLTIANNIKLETVDAYRKAFAFLVFPAVITIGIIFIARVLVPNPEKMEKAKETIKDVKLDRTFYLYLAGISLIAFGFADFALIGFHAQKLNLLSPAMIPIAYMIAMIVDAFAALFFGKLFDRLGIGVLAISTFISAFYGIFSFGNSGTFIMVGSILWGIGMGAQESIMKAAVAKLVEKEKRATAYGFFNAVFGIAWFVGSALLGILYSISIKSLIAVSIISEIAAVIIFLTIRKS, encoded by the coding sequence TTGCAAGATGCGAAAAATATGAAGAAAAAAGCTTTATATTTTATTGTACTAATGGGTTTTGTAAGTCTTTTCAGTGATATAACTTACGAAGGAGCAAGAAGTTTAGTAGGACCTTATCTGGGACTTTTGGGTGCGTCAGCGGTAGTTGTTAGCGCAATTGCCGGTTTGGGTGAGTTATTGGGGTACACTCTCCGTTTTGTTACTGGAAAGCTCGTTGACAAAACTAAAAAATATTGGTTTTTTGCCATTCTTGGTTACTCAATTAATTTGTTAGTTATCCCAACTTTGGCTTTGACAAAACATTGGATACTTGCCGCAATACTTGTTATTCTTGAAAGAGTTGGTAAAGCTTTAAGAAAACCCGCAAAAGATACCATAACGTCTTTTGCAAGTAGTCAAGTTGGTTATGGTACAGGTTTTGCCATTGAGGAATTCATGGATCAAATAGGAGCCACAATAGGCCCTCTTTTCATGAGTTTAACTATCGCAAATAACATAAAACTCGAAACTGTTGATGCTTATAGGAAGGCTTTTGCGTTTCTTGTTTTTCCTGCTGTTATAACAATAGGTATAATTTTTATCGCAAGAGTGCTCGTACCAAATCCGGAAAAAATGGAAAAAGCTAAAGAAACGATTAAAGATGTAAAACTCGACAGGACATTTTATTTGTACTTAGCTGGTATATCTCTTATCGCTTTTGGCTTTGCGGATTTTGCATTGATTGGTTTTCATGCTCAAAAGCTAAATCTTCTTTCACCTGCGATGATTCCAATAGCATACATGATTGCCATGATTGTCGATGCGTTTGCAGCGCTTTTCTTTGGAAAATTATTTGATAGATTAGGAATAGGTGTTTTAGCTATCTCAACATTTATTTCTGCATTTTACGGGATTTTTTCTTTTGGAAATAGTGGGACCTTTATTATGGTTGGTTCGATACTGTGGGGTATCGGTATGGGCGCTCAGGAATCTATTATGAAAGCAGCCGTTGCAAAACTTGTTGAAAAAGAAAAAAGGGCAACTGCATATGGATTCTTCAACGCAGTCTTCGGAATAGCTTGGTTTGTAGGTAGTGCATTACTTGGAATTTTGTACAGTATAAGTATAAAAAGTTTAATTGCCGTTTCCATTATTTCTGAAATTGCAGCTGTAATTATTTTCTTAACGATTAGAAAAAGTTAA
- a CDS encoding type II toxin-antitoxin system Phd/YefM family antitoxin, translating into MRFKTDFYSLADAKAKFSEVVEISENVDVVITKNGKPAAVIINYEKYNKILDFIDKVWDLYLLDLGDPSVFKDIKLEDIFDNYEKKE; encoded by the coding sequence ATGAGATTTAAAACAGATTTTTATTCGCTTGCAGATGCAAAGGCAAAGTTTTCAGAAGTTGTTGAAATTTCGGAAAATGTTGATGTAGTAATTACAAAAAATGGTAAACCCGCAGCAGTTATTATCAATTATGAGAAATACAATAAAATACTAGATTTCATTGATAAAGTTTGGGATCTTTATCTTCTTGATCTTGGAGATCCTTCCGTTTTTAAAGATATCAAACTTGAAGATATATTTGATAATTATGAGAAAAAAGAATAA
- a CDS encoding TetR/AcrR family transcriptional regulator has translation MSERIRESNKTKEKIIDAARKLFSEKGFDGVSMEDIAQASGVRKSLIYYYFPSKEILFEEIWINVIDELEKEVFSEVDNESSISRAIKRLIKKYVEFAMNKEEISKLIARERLNVLESENGLHNAKSRYERLLQRVEKIFERGKNENVLNDIEPSTATEIISSVDAVPRRGLLKSIEEFLIKVILKDKPEPQK, from the coding sequence TTGAGCGAAAGAATCCGCGAAAGCAACAAAACTAAGGAAAAAATTATAGATGCTGCACGTAAATTATTCTCTGAGAAAGGTTTTGATGGTGTTAGTATGGAGGACATTGCGCAAGCCTCTGGTGTGCGCAAGTCCCTTATTTACTATTATTTTCCAAGCAAGGAGATCCTCTTTGAAGAAATCTGGATTAATGTTATAGATGAACTTGAAAAAGAGGTTTTCTCGGAAGTAGATAATGAAAGTAGTATATCAAGAGCTATAAAAAGATTGATAAAAAAGTATGTCGAATTCGCTATGAACAAGGAGGAAATAAGTAAACTAATAGCAAGGGAAAGACTGAATGTGCTTGAAAGTGAAAATGGACTTCATAATGCAAAAAGTAGGTATGAAAGACTTTTACAAAGAGTGGAGAAAATCTTTGAAAGGGGTAAAAACGAGAATGTTTTGAATGATATAGAACCATCAACAGCTACAGAGATTATATCTTCAGTTGATGCTGTACCAAGAAGGGGTTTACTTAAGAGTATCGAAGAATTTCTAATTAAGGTCATTTTGAAAGATAAACCTGAACCTCAAAAGTGA
- a CDS encoding S1 RNA-binding domain-containing protein, with translation MEVGQVVKGKVTEVLKFGANIELENGEKGFIHISKISNQYVQKVEDFLKVGQDIEAKVIGKGRDGKWELSLKEETQEDQTEAKKEEFEKKLVKFLKDSQKTYSEYKKRLDKKQGVTKRR, from the coding sequence ATGGAAGTTGGTCAAGTAGTAAAAGGTAAAGTAACAGAAGTACTCAAATTCGGAGCAAACATCGAATTAGAAAACGGGGAAAAAGGCTTTATCCATATTTCAAAAATTTCAAATCAGTACGTTCAAAAAGTCGAGGATTTCTTGAAAGTTGGTCAAGATATTGAGGCAAAAGTAATTGGAAAAGGCAGAGACGGCAAGTGGGAATTATCACTCAAAGAAGAAACACAAGAAGACCAAACGGAGGCAAAAAAGGAAGAATTCGAAAAGAAACTTGTCAAATTCCTTAAAGATAGCCAAAAGACATATTCTGAATACAAAAAGAGATTGGATAAAAAACAAGGTGTTACAAAGAGAAGATAA
- a CDS encoding radical SAM protein produces MAVGGLKGMVYHQAGKFVSSVVRKADTQTFAKLLFTISALSKEPAKSGLKKLGLMAQEEHPMIKKWIEIFQRSSPQAVEKIINNLIINEFAIGEPHRQKMMQEHKVVLPKLGVISPTYACNLNCIGCYAGLYGRKYELTKDEVRSVLKQGEELGIYFWVITGGEPFYWPHLLEILEEFNEHYFMIYSNGILITEEKAKKLAELGNATISISVEGFESETDWRRGHGVFKAIQNTWERLRRYGVPFGASVTATRVNHDIIMKDEFWNFLEQNGVEYVWIYQFMPVGQDPVMDLVPTPQQRYERFFKTDEMRLSGRFAFVADFWNHGFLTHGCLSAGAKYFHVNAKGYVEPCVFQQFAVDSIREKTLLEIFKSPFFESYKRAIPFSNNLFRPCPIIDNPKVFRAMVKNFNAIPQHEGSEKTITDLAPAIDKLAEEWKQYADKLWYEYGYVERYPVNRGIYNYETRMKRYANREEALKVDKKLNV; encoded by the coding sequence ATGGCAGTGGGTGGATTAAAAGGTATGGTTTATCATCAAGCTGGAAAGTTCGTTTCGTCTGTTGTTAGAAAGGCAGATACTCAAACATTTGCAAAACTTCTATTCACGATTTCTGCTCTTAGTAAAGAACCAGCAAAAAGTGGTTTAAAAAAGCTTGGGCTTATGGCTCAAGAGGAGCATCCAATGATTAAAAAATGGATTGAGATTTTCCAGAGATCTTCCCCACAAGCAGTTGAAAAGATTATTAATAATCTTATAATTAACGAATTCGCCATTGGTGAACCACACAGGCAAAAGATGATGCAAGAGCACAAAGTTGTTCTTCCGAAATTGGGAGTTATAAGCCCAACTTACGCATGTAACCTTAATTGTATAGGATGCTATGCGGGACTTTACGGAAGAAAATACGAATTAACAAAAGACGAAGTGAGAAGTGTTTTAAAACAAGGTGAGGAACTTGGTATTTATTTCTGGGTTATTACAGGTGGAGAACCATTCTACTGGCCGCACCTCTTGGAAATACTCGAAGAATTTAACGAGCATTACTTTATGATTTACTCAAATGGTATATTAATAACAGAAGAGAAGGCTAAAAAACTTGCGGAACTTGGCAATGCGACAATTTCAATTTCTGTTGAAGGATTTGAGTCTGAAACTGATTGGCGACGTGGTCATGGAGTTTTTAAAGCTATTCAGAACACATGGGAAAGATTGAGAAGATACGGTGTGCCATTTGGAGCAAGTGTTACTGCAACAAGGGTGAACCACGATATAATTATGAAAGATGAGTTCTGGAATTTCTTAGAACAAAACGGGGTTGAGTACGTTTGGATTTATCAATTTATGCCTGTAGGTCAGGATCCTGTAATGGATCTTGTTCCAACACCTCAGCAGAGATACGAAAGATTCTTCAAAACTGATGAGATGAGACTTAGTGGCAGGTTTGCTTTTGTTGCCGACTTCTGGAACCATGGTTTCTTGACTCATGGTTGTCTCTCGGCGGGTGCGAAATATTTCCACGTCAATGCAAAAGGTTATGTTGAACCATGTGTTTTCCAACAATTTGCAGTGGATAGTATAAGGGAAAAAACATTGCTTGAAATATTCAAATCACCATTCTTTGAATCTTACAAGAGAGCAATTCCATTCTCGAATAACCTTTTCAGGCCATGTCCAATAATCGATAATCCAAAGGTGTTTAGAGCAATGGTAAAGAACTTTAATGCTATACCACAACACGAAGGTTCTGAAAAGACTATCACCGATCTTGCGCCCGCAATTGATAAACTTGCCGAAGAATGGAAACAATATGCTGATAAACTATGGTATGAGTACGGTTACGTTGAAAGGTATCCTGTAAATAGAGGAATTTATAACTATGAGACAAGAATGAAGAGATATGCCAATAGAGAAGAAGCACTTAAAGTTGATAAAAAACTTAATGTTTAA
- a CDS encoding B12-binding domain-containing radical SAM protein produces the protein MRKPRDAESFREYEYILKFKKSEKILKDISGNLPKVAFIFPNNYEIASGSLAWSWIQQLLSQQGIGVERFFYEKWFKKFYSLESQIPIDEFPVWLITFQFENDLLNIADILIKKGIPLKANERNEYHPLIIIGGPTTLFNYKIVEEIADLVFIGDIECSITQFSEALKYYIDSRLVDKFLDVNEIYSKKFGKIKFSKCFGTLFPVPHSHYVSSMSSFKNKMLIEIGRGCIWRCAFCVTGYTKKPVKFAKIDDIVEIFEKYKNNEIEYGLISATITDYPYLDELLDYVEKNKVKFSVSSMRIDKVNERLLRVLKETNQYSFTVAPEGISQKIRDVMMKDMSTDDIINGLILGRKVGFDSVKLYYIIGLEEEDEKDYNDFFEFIKEVQKMGYKNITLSINPLVPKPMTPFEKRNMISKKEYENRMLKIKKSLPKNVKADFESYKESFIQYEIAYLSGEDVIYYIAKFFPIS, from the coding sequence ATGAGAAAACCAAGAGACGCGGAATCATTTAGAGAATACGAATACATTTTGAAATTCAAAAAATCAGAAAAAATTTTAAAAGATATTTCAGGCAACCTTCCCAAGGTTGCCTTTATTTTCCCAAACAATTACGAAATTGCAAGTGGTTCACTTGCTTGGAGTTGGATTCAACAGCTTTTGTCTCAGCAGGGAATAGGTGTGGAACGTTTTTTCTATGAAAAATGGTTTAAGAAATTTTATTCTTTAGAATCTCAGATACCTATCGATGAATTTCCTGTGTGGTTAATTACTTTCCAATTTGAAAATGATTTACTAAATATAGCCGATATACTTATAAAAAAAGGTATACCACTGAAGGCTAATGAAAGAAACGAATATCACCCACTTATAATAATAGGTGGACCAACTACACTTTTCAATTACAAAATTGTCGAAGAAATCGCCGACTTGGTGTTCATAGGTGACATAGAATGTTCGATAACTCAATTTTCAGAAGCGCTTAAATATTATATTGATAGTCGTTTAGTTGATAAATTCTTGGATGTTAATGAGATTTACTCAAAGAAATTTGGTAAGATTAAATTTTCAAAATGTTTTGGCACCCTTTTCCCAGTTCCACACTCACATTATGTTAGTAGCATGTCATCGTTTAAGAACAAAATGCTTATCGAAATTGGAAGAGGGTGTATTTGGAGATGTGCATTTTGCGTTACAGGATACACAAAGAAACCCGTAAAATTTGCAAAGATAGACGACATTGTAGAAATCTTTGAAAAATACAAAAACAATGAAATTGAGTATGGATTAATAAGTGCTACCATTACAGATTACCCGTATCTTGATGAACTACTCGATTATGTCGAGAAGAATAAAGTAAAATTTTCTGTTTCTTCCATGAGAATAGACAAAGTTAACGAAAGATTGTTGAGGGTTCTTAAGGAGACAAACCAATACTCATTTACAGTTGCACCAGAAGGTATATCTCAAAAAATAAGAGATGTTATGATGAAAGATATGTCGACTGATGATATAATAAACGGACTAATTTTAGGTAGAAAAGTTGGATTTGATAGTGTAAAGCTTTACTACATAATAGGGCTTGAAGAAGAAGATGAGAAAGATTACAATGATTTTTTTGAATTTATTAAAGAAGTACAAAAAATGGGGTATAAGAACATAACATTAAGTATAAACCCTCTTGTACCAAAACCAATGACACCATTTGAAAAAAGAAATATGATTTCAAAAAAAGAGTATGAAAATAGAATGTTAAAAATCAAGAAAAGCCTTCCAAAAAATGTTAAGGCAGATTTTGAAAGCTATAAGGAAAGTTTTATACAGTACGAAATAGCGTATTTGAGTGGCGAAGATGTGATTTATTACATAGCTAAATTTTTCCCAATTTCATAG
- the ftsH gene encoding ATP-dependent zinc metalloprotease FtsH, protein MNRNIGSVIFLILIALSLFWIYEGFINSKGAIELNMSYSDFIKRVSNSETDIAEVVIKDDGNLSIKTKQGRSYSVYAPWFRYDIETINKLVEYGIVIQGERVTDSSFWVNVIGNIAIFIVTLLLFAFIIRGLGRGNNQAFTFTKSRAEKVNPNKIKVTFKDVAGVDEAVEELKETVEFLKNPGKFTKIGARMPKGILLVGPPGTGKTLLARAVAGEANVPFFHISGSDFVELFVGVGAARVRDLFEQAKANSPCIVFIDEIDAVGRHRGAGLGGGHDEREQTLNQLLVEMDGFDVNQAIVVMAATNRPDILDPALLRPGRFDKKVVVDPPDVKGREAILKIHLRNKPIDKDVDVSVLAKRTTGFVGADLENLVNEAALLAARDGRNVIKMNDFEEAIDRVIAGPARKSRVISEKQKKIVAYHEVGHAIISSSLPNSDPVHRISITPRGYAALGYTLHLPAEDKYLVSKNELLDNITTLLGGRAAEELVFGDFTSGAANDIERATEIARKMVCEYGMSDNFGPLAWGKTEQEVFLGKELTRIRNYSEEVAKMIDHEIQNIIKSCYERAMDILTKNREKMEQIVAVLLEREVMSGEELRAMLNGNESGLDTNLQEA, encoded by the coding sequence TTGAATCGTAACATTGGATCGGTAATTTTTCTAATACTAATTGCACTCTCTTTATTTTGGATTTACGAAGGTTTTATAAATTCTAAGGGTGCAATAGAGCTTAACATGAGTTACAGTGACTTTATAAAACGAGTCAGTAACAGTGAAACGGATATAGCTGAAGTGGTTATAAAAGATGATGGTAATCTGAGTATAAAGACAAAGCAAGGAAGATCGTATTCTGTTTATGCTCCTTGGTTTAGATACGATATAGAGACAATTAACAAGCTTGTTGAATATGGAATAGTGATTCAAGGTGAAAGAGTTACAGATAGCAGTTTTTGGGTAAATGTTATTGGAAATATCGCGATTTTTATAGTTACTCTATTACTTTTTGCGTTTATAATTCGCGGTCTTGGACGTGGAAATAACCAGGCATTTACCTTCACAAAAAGTAGGGCGGAGAAGGTCAATCCTAATAAAATAAAAGTAACATTTAAGGATGTAGCTGGTGTAGATGAGGCTGTTGAAGAACTCAAAGAAACCGTTGAGTTTTTGAAAAATCCTGGAAAATTTACAAAAATTGGGGCAAGAATGCCGAAAGGTATTTTACTCGTTGGACCTCCGGGTACTGGTAAGACATTACTTGCACGTGCTGTTGCTGGAGAAGCAAACGTTCCTTTCTTCCACATAAGTGGTTCTGATTTTGTTGAATTGTTTGTCGGTGTTGGTGCGGCAAGGGTAAGAGATTTATTTGAGCAAGCGAAGGCTAATTCTCCTTGTATAGTTTTTATAGATGAAATTGACGCTGTTGGTAGGCATAGAGGTGCAGGTCTTGGCGGAGGTCATGATGAAAGGGAACAAACCCTAAACCAATTGTTAGTTGAAATGGATGGTTTTGACGTTAATCAAGCTATTGTAGTAATGGCCGCAACGAATAGGCCAGATATACTTGATCCTGCACTGTTAAGACCTGGAAGGTTTGATAAGAAAGTTGTTGTTGATCCACCAGATGTAAAAGGAAGAGAAGCTATATTGAAAATACATTTAAGAAATAAACCTATAGATAAAGATGTTGATGTCTCTGTACTTGCTAAACGCACAACGGGATTTGTTGGCGCTGATCTTGAAAATTTGGTAAACGAAGCAGCATTGTTAGCCGCAAGAGATGGTAGAAATGTCATTAAGATGAACGATTTTGAGGAAGCAATAGATAGGGTTATAGCCGGACCTGCTAGAAAATCGAGAGTTATCTCCGAAAAGCAGAAGAAGATAGTTGCTTATCATGAAGTAGGACATGCGATAATAAGCTCTTCATTACCAAATTCAGATCCTGTTCACAGAATATCAATAACACCACGTGGTTACGCAGCTCTTGGATACACATTACATTTACCTGCTGAAGACAAGTACTTAGTTAGTAAAAACGAACTACTCGATAATATAACGACACTTTTAGGTGGTAGAGCAGCTGAAGAGCTAGTTTTTGGCGATTTTACAAGTGGGGCAGCAAACGATATTGAAAGAGCTACCGAAATAGCAAGAAAGATGGTTTGTGAATATGGAATGAGTGATAATTTTGGACCTTTAGCTTGGGGTAAGACGGAACAAGAAGTATTCCTTGGCAAAGAATTGACAAGGATAAGAAATTACAGTGAAGAAGTTGCTAAAATGATAGACCACGAGATTCAAAATATCATAAAATCTTGCTATGAGCGTGCAATGGATATTTTAACTAAGAATAGGGAAAAAATGGAACAAATAGTTGCAGTTTTGTTGGAACGTGAAGTAATGAGTGGTGAAGAACTAAGAGCAATGCTTAATGGGAACGAAAGTGGATTAGACACTAATTTACAAGAAGCGTAA
- a CDS encoding thioesterase family protein: MEELSRILGLSKSVEVIPDESMVWDEDEELSHLHLLSTSGLIKEINLVTGEFLNQFLEEENVSVVNYNEIIHLKPVVIGERLIVGIRVTEVVNNIVTFKVIVMRETEKIAEGTVKRVVVSKNYLRRKALEQI; the protein is encoded by the coding sequence GTGGAAGAATTAAGCAGAATTTTAGGATTGAGCAAATCTGTAGAAGTTATTCCAGATGAATCAATGGTATGGGACGAAGATGAAGAATTATCTCATTTACATCTGCTTTCAACTTCTGGATTAATCAAAGAAATAAATCTTGTTACCGGAGAATTTTTAAATCAGTTTCTTGAAGAGGAAAATGTATCAGTTGTGAACTACAACGAAATAATTCATTTGAAACCTGTTGTTATTGGCGAAAGACTAATTGTTGGTATTAGAGTTACAGAGGTTGTAAATAACATCGTTACTTTTAAGGTGATTGTTATGAGAGAAACAGAAAAAATAGCAGAAGGTACTGTAAAAAGAGTTGTCGTTTCTAAAAATTACCTTAGGAGAAAAGCCCTTGAACAGATTTGA